GAATTATAGGGTTGTTCTCTGAAATGTCAAATTCATAAACTCATGTTCATTATCGTTTTAGATAGTAGACCCAAGGTTATTAAAACTTTCTTCATGGACCCAGGCTTATTACAACAAATTGCTAGTCTTCTCATGTGAGGACCCACCAGAAACAACCCACAACCCACTGTGGGTCCTATTTTTGAAACACTGAGCTCGACTATACAAGGATATCAAGGGAAGTGAAACCAGAGAAAGGCGTGTGTATGAAACTTCTTGATCCACCTGAGGCAAGACTTTTTGCCTGCCATTCAATAGCACCTGCCAGTAGTTGTTTGCATTCCTTGAAGTCATTAGGAATCATTCTCAACTTGCTTGTACTGTTCCTCACCTTCCTCCCTCAGACGGCTACGTTGCGCCCATATCTGAACGCTGTGCGTGCCACTCTGCAGGCCGCCCTCTGCCTGGAGAATTTCTCCTCCCAAGTGGTGGAGCGACACAACAAGCCAGAGGTGGAAGTACGGTGAGTCTCTCACTGCAACTTTGCGTCCATTTGATTGTAACGTCTCTTTGGGGCGATGAGAACTAAGCAGTGGATGCAGGCTGAACCAAACCATTGTCAAAGTTTCCACTTATAATCTGAGTTCATATTTCTTATACCTGTGGCCAGAAACCTCCATAATTACAAAGGAATGGAAACAGAGCAGACTGATTGGGAACATCTTTGTATGACGGCAcattcaaagtgtgtgtgtgtgtgtcttttctgtCCCCTTCCAGGAGTAGTAAAGAGCTGCTTCTCCAGCCTGTCATCATCAGCCGTAATGACAAGGAGAAGGTTCTGATTGAGGGCTCCATCAACTCCGTCAGAGTCAGCATTGCCGTCAAGCAGGTCAGTCAGGCTGCTGTCTGGTTGCCGATGGTCTCATGGTTTGACCCTGACTCAAAACAGGCCATTACATAGTGATTGGTGGTAGTTAGGGCTGATGTAGAGATTTGAGTTGGATCTAATGGGGTCCTGATCCTGAAAACTCTTGACTGTGAACAATCTGCCCCTGCAGGCGGATGAGATTGAGAAGATTTTGTGCCATAAATTCATGCGCTTCATGATGATGAGAGCAGAGAACTTCTTCATCCTAAGGAGGAAACCAGTGGAAGTAAGAGGGGATTGAGACGTTTACATCTGTCATTTATTGTTATTGAAGGTTTACCATATTCGACTAAAACAGATACATCTGATTAAAGGATCTTTAACACGCTCTTCTTGTCTTGTCCTCCGTCTTTCTTTTGCAGGGCTATGACATCAGTTTTCTCATCACCAACTTCCACACAGAGCAGATGTACAAGCACAAGTTGGTGGACTTTGTCATCCATTTCATGGAGGAAATTGACAAGGAGATCAGTGAGATGAAGCTGTCCGTCAATGCCAGGGCCCGTATTGTCGCTGAGGAGTTCCTCAAAAATGTGAGTCAtggtttttctgtcttttcaccTGCATGTAGTCATGTAGTTTTCTATTTTGGTGGTAAAATGGGTTATTAATAAAAATATGTcctcagctgtcaatcaagacACATCAAAATGCAATCTGATTTCATATATTTCTGCTATGTCTTTCAGATTGATTGTAGatttgacatttgttttgttttattcttgcAGTTCTGAGAAAATACCGGAGAATACATTCCTTTTGCTGAACTTGGCCGTCGCTGCGGAGAGTTCACATCACAAGgcagagggatgagagaaaatATGATCAGCCGAGTCAAGCTGAGAAACATAAAAAGTAAAGATGTATTGACCCTTCATCATTAAAATGTCCCTGTGCTCAAAAATATTGGTGTTTGTACATAATGACTGTTCACAGCCTGCGTTAATTTCTGCCTTTAGAACATAAGATAAAATCAGGGCAGGTCCTTTATAGAGAAATCGCTAATCAATATTGATGAGCACAGGGCAACATGGAGATTTTTTCAGATAATttaaacagtttgttttttaaatataaatattatatgcACATAAATTTAATTTTGCTATGTTTTTGTTACGACAGACCTTAAACCATGAGGGCAATGAATTGGTGCACATTTTTCATGTCTTAGTACACAGAGTAGACCCTATTGTAGATGGAAATAATTATACGTACTGGCAGTGGAGATAAATAAAAACCTTATCGCTTGTTTGTAttttagtgttgttttttttaatctgctgtGATATTACAGAAGTTAGCATGCTTTGCAGCTATCGATCTTTTCCCTGCTGCATGTACAATGGGGCTGTTTCAGGTGAGCAACATGACAAGAGGACAAATAATCCTGGGTCAGGGTCGAAACTAAAATCCTTACATTCAGGCTAGTAAGGGTTAAGGAGCCAGTGTGACAGAGTGATGGTTGTAGTACCAGAATACCTTAAGACTTTCCCCAAGAATTCAAGATTTATTGAAATTTGACAATTGAAGAGGAACAAGGCATTTGGAATTATATTTTCAGTACAGTTATGTATAATATCAAATGTATAAGTACACAAATTCTCAAAAAAATGGCATACTGTACAATACACACAAGCCAGTTATACACACAAAACTTACATCAAACTTAAATGTACAGTTTGCACAGTACCTTTCTTTCTTGTACTCCCAAATGATTACAGGACCTCATTTTAAAGGACAAAATCTCTGTTTTTACAAAGTAAATCAAACACTGACTTGTCTTAACTTACACACATGGATTTGGCTCATTTACTCATGACAGATACTTTGGAgacattttataatgacttaaTGCTTGCAATAGCATTTCAGTGTATGTGACAAACTTGAATAGAAACACTGAAAATCCACAAAAAAGTTCACAATTTATGCATATGTCGTGCTAAAACTTTGCATATGGGAGCTACTTTCCAGAGAAAAAGTGTCAGTTGAGTTTACAATGGCATTTTCATCCTATATGGCGTTTGAATTTTATCTTTACCCATGGAATGTTAAGAGATccatttttaatctttatttaccCAGGCTAGGTAGAGAAAGCACAAAGGCTCTTTTTTGGCAGCAACCTGTGTCAAACTCcattacacattcacacctggagcTACCTGGCACAACCACAGACTTTTACCCATGTTTACTTAGCAGCTTCACCTAGACAGTTGGGATTAATCACTTTGCTCGAGGGCACGTCAGCAGAAGTTGTTGAGGATGGGGACAGCACTACTCACAGTCTCCCCCCAGGTTATGATAGACTGCATACAATAAAAATATCTTTAGAAACACCGGAATCACACGGCAGTGTTCACTTAGCACACAAAATAGATATCAAATATAATTATGGAAAAAGATGCTGAATGTTTAAGGTGTCAACCTTTATCAATGCAAGAATAACGCTAGACTCACGTCAAAAACATTGGCATTTTCCTTTAGTTTTCCTCATTGGGATTTGAGGTACAATTACAGTACAGTTCACAACAGAGAACAAGGTATAAAAAAGGATTACATTTAGTAAAAGTGCTTTACTAGTTGGGTCTGGGGAGGTGCAACAGCTCACTTCTCCATTCATATCAGTCCTGAAGCTCTCATGGTAGGCCGTGTAACTGGATCATTCCCATAACGGTCTCATGCCTGTGGTGTTCAGAGGTCCTAACAGAAAGGTGGATAAGGTCCACTGGAACGGAAGTGCAGGGGATTAGAAGTGAGCTGGGACTGTTTGCAGAGCATCTTCTTTGGTGCGCTGCACATTAACATTCTGAAACAATGATAAGAGAGGAAAGGACTGAGTATTGAGTATCACctgtttgacattttttaatcGACATCTGGTCTTTAAATATCACCCGCTTCATTATCGACTGCTATTTTTCAAAAAGACAAATGATCAATGTATGTTCAGTCTAGCTAAAGCTTCCTTTCATCTGATTGTCAGGTTCTTTTGCCCGAGTATTCTACACACCAGGTAAAACTCCAGTATATAGGTGGGAATCAAGGGAGCAACCCAAAAGGATTTCAATTTTAGGTGAAATcatttttgttaaaaaaaagttctGTTAAGGTGGTTTGATGAAGAAATATTAAAACATGCCACACATGGCTTATAGCGAGAGTGCTCTCAGGCCAAAGAACCATCTAAATTACAAGTTTCACAAATGAGTGTTATTTTGACTATGATTCAGATTATCAGTGGTCAGTGTTACATCATGGACAGTGACCTACTATTGTCACTCAAATTTGAATAGTCTTTTCTACCCAATGTTAAGAGGTAATACAATTATGCATATAACTGTAAACTACAATTCATACATTTCTTGCAGCTTTTATGAGATGACTTCAATATCCTATTCGAACCCCATTGAAATGTGTCCTGTTGAGGTACAGAATGAAACCATAGACACTTTAAAGCCATGGCCTGAGAGTGATGAACCTTTGCTAGTACAATTGATCACTGATGTTTTTACCAGAAGAAAATAACATGAgaaaaatcagatttattttttgatCTGGATTTTGATATTGACATAAAGTAATCTTTGGACaatcaaataaatacacaaaaacatgaaaaactgtTAAATTGGTAAAATGATTCAAGTGTGTGCGTTATCCAACAGCAAGTTCACATCATTATTGATGATTGTAGACTCAGCATCACTGTACATCTGGATTCTAGTGGTGTACAGACAGGATTTTAGTGTGAATATCAAATTACTCTTCACATTTAAACAGTGAACAGCTAAGCAGGACAGATTTTATAGGACACAGATCTTGGCATAGAGAAAATGTTCAGTTgagactaaaaaaaaatcctggaaTGAATACGATATTGTGCAAAAATGGCTTCACATTGCATCATCTCATAAGCAACAAAAATGTATGTTCTTGGGTTTAATACATCAGTTTATACACATAAgtaaacacataaaacaacagaaGCTACATTTACAGGTAAATGGctgtaaaatacaaaaaacaatcaatcatcaaCAGACTTTAAAACAATATTCATGTGATATCCTTATTGTCATGTTCACGCATTCATTGTCTCattcatttatacacacacacacacacacacacacacacacacacacacacacacacacacagacagaatggGGTGAATCACCCCTAAACTGGATTCCAGTTGTCTAGTTCTTTCATTGCTGGGTGAAGAACACATAAAGTTGGAAAAACTGAACAAAGGAcctgaaagaaaaacatcataTGATGTCCCCCATTTCCGATCCCACTGagagataaatgaatgaaaaatcagTCATTGACTGCTCATTGGGTGGAAGTAGGAGTGTCAGTGAAGTCACAGTTGTCTTGGCTGCTGTCAGGGATCACAGGTGGGCGGGGACTGTGAACACGGCTTCCTCTGCCATGTGTGaaatgtttacattctctgtgcgataagaagagagggaagggatcAGCACTGACCACTAGGCCTGTATTCAGGAGGGTGCCAGGTTATAGACAACACACTGCGGCAGATACACTCCCTTCTATAAACATAGAGACACATGCGGTCTGTTTGCCTACAATCTCCTCCTGAGCGAGTCCTAGGACACAGGTGAGGTCAGCAGGGTGGCTGAGGGAAGCTGAGGGCCGTTTCTGTGCGTCTGGGATACCTACCTCTGgtctgtccctgtgtgtgttcactgcctccacggtcagacagacagactccacTTTACAGCCTAAGgtaagggaggagaaaagagaatcATTAGAGTTAGAGCATGTTGAATCCTTGGCACTGATGAAGACATTGGGTTTGGCAccaaatgtctacattttgctTCTAAATACCATCAACGATACCACAAGAAAATCTGGGTGTATTTCTGGGTGATTTAATGTGATAGAATAATGATGCTAGTCAATATTGCTGTGTGTATTAACCAAGAATACTGCATTACTCACCATATGCTACAGGTGTCAACTTCAACACAGTGTGCAAGGGGCACTTTAGATAAGGCAACTCATCTGTGGTGGCAGAGACAGAACCATAATAAAAATCAGTTTTTAGTTCCATGTTTTAGTAGCTGTACTCTAATCATGGCTTAGGGTCTGTGCTGATGTGACTAATATGATTACAGGAGGTAGTAGGAAGGGAAAAGTCGACTCCAAACAGGGGCGGGCAATATGTTACATAATCACAGATCTAAATTTTGTCACAATTTGCTTTCATAGGGATCATGGACATTgtgatatattatatatcttCCACTATAGCCATTTTCATTCACCGCTTTCATCCAATTTATCACCGAAGACATTATGTATCCTTCCTACTATTTATGACTAGGAAAGTGGGAAGTTGCTGAGAGGTGATGTTTTGAATTGTAGGTCTGCGTCTGAAAACTGACTTTGACAGATCCTGGtcatctacagtatattatattattaagtTTAATAAGCTCAAATTTTCTAGCATGTTTTCTTGTTGGCATAAACCTTCATTAAAGGCTGCAAATGGAGTACTATTCTACCTTTCACTAACTTCCAACTTAGCCTTAGAAAAGCGAGATGAAAAAATATTGTGATGCATATCCTGAATCGTGAAACCATCTTAAAAAACTGAGATATGGTAGTatattttgtccatatcgccCACTCCTACTTCTTAGTACCTGCAGTCTTGTCCAGGAAATATGCAAGAAGACAGCGCATGACGGCCTGGTGACAAATGACCAGGAcattctcctgtctctccaacTCCATGATCACAGGCTCCAGTCGCTGCACCAGGTCTTCATACGACTGAAGGAGAACCACAGACCCatcaggcacacacagacataaagagcacacaaacatatcccatgagaaaaaaaaaaaacatttggaagTACCACTACTCTCACCTCTCCTTTAGGATAACGGTAGCGGTACTTGTCTTGGTCTCTGAGCGCAAACTCCAGAGGGTAATGCTCCTGGATCTCTTCATACATCatttcctcacacacacccttggTACATAAAGGAGGAGATGTGTTTAGCTTATGAACACAAACGCTTAAAAATGTTCCTGTATTCACTTTGACAAATGCAGAAACAGACATACAGCGTCTATCTCATTCAGAGGCTTCCACTGTTCATATGGCGATCCAAGGGCCTCCGCAGTCTGGATCGTTCTCTTCATCTGGCTGGTCCACACTCTCAGATCTTTAATGTTCTGGTCCTGAATGAATTTCCTCAGACACTTGGCAAACTAGGAGACAAGAGACCTCATTGTAAAATAAACATTGTATTTCCATCGTTCCTATGAGAGCAGTAATCTTTCCTGAAAAACGTATACATGTACATAAACTTATACATATACAACATATTTATGTATAGTAAACTACAGTTAAACTCGctcaacattaaaaaaacaaactaaaaacgGAAGGAATTTGTGGGAAAGCAAGATAGGCGGCTTTGCTTTTGACTGCCTGTTCCTACAGCCAAAATGCCAAGTCCATGTGAAAAAGCAATTTTGCTAGTCCTAGGTTTACAATTATTATGAGAAACAATGGTTTAGTGAAAAGACCATGTAGCAGGACAAGaaaaaagacacatacacacacacacatacacagacacacacacatacagagacacacacctcCTTGCCCCTGGCAGACAGGCCAGAGTCGCCTCCAATGCGTCCCATGATGTTGAGGTCGCTCTCACCGTGGCGGCACAGGTAGATGGAGCGTGGCGTAATGTGGATGTTCATCAGGTAATAGACGATCCGGCTTTGGACGTGGTCAAGGACCCGGTTCACCAGGTAACGCCGGCCCACATCCATGATCTTTATGTAGGACAGATCCCTGGAGCAAAGGGCGTCAAGTTGAGTAAACAACCACCGTCTGTGATCTTGTGGACTTAATTAAATCTGttcagagtgagtgtgtgtactcacCTGTCTAGAACCTCATCCAGAGTCTGGTAGGACGTCTCGTAACACTTGATTCTCTTCATGAAGTCCTCAATGGCCTCCTCTGTGTTGCAGTCTATGTAGTCAGGGCTACCCAACTTCACTTGCTGCAAAGAGAGGAAACatacagagagaagaggggaacaGTGACGTGCTATGACGTGTTAACATAGCATATTAGCATATTATGAGCAACTATGTTActtgcttttattttcttcaatGAATTATTctcaataaaacaatgaaaagagaCATTGCTCACCACAATATTCTCTGCAATGACATCTGGGTCTTCACACACAGACTCCACAAAAAATACCTGCCATATTGACACAGAAATATAGGATGTGAAGAAATGTATGTTTCAAAATTAAAAGTAGatattcatttaattaatttaactgatttttttgtcaactgagagagaaatgggCTGCAGAGATATGTAATAAACCCAAACTTAGGACATACTGTGTGATAAAAAGTGATTATGTTACCGAAAATTATGTTAATTTaaccaaaaagaaaagatcATTAATGGCCCATCCCATCTCATGTGGGATGGGCCATTAATTTGGCATGATGCGAAAAgaacatttcattcattcattcatataatACACCTTGAGGTCATCAAGTTATAGTGACTGGTTAAATTGGCTGAAGTCCAGCCCTGGTTAACATACCTTGAACCCATTCTGCTCAGCAAACTTGACAATGGTCCCTCTTCTTTCCCTTGTCGTATTTGTAGCATCAAAGACCTGGGATATCAGGGAAAACCTCCTTGTATAATCCTAGCATATACGTATTCATGTTATGATCATTTGTCACATTGAACTCAGGGACCATATTAGTTCCACTTACCGCCACCTGTCCTCCCTCCACACTCAGATACTGGCGAACATCATTCAGTGCTGCCAACGCACACTGACTGGTGAAGGacgacacacacaggcagacacatggTCAGTCTACTACAGCCAAGTCAAACAATATTTATAGCGCAGGGTTCGtttactagctagctacatttcttactgttgactttTCATTTAGCTGTAAAAATTCCAACCATATCTTTTGACAATGTCTGTTGTGTGCTTACATTCACCACAGGTGTGGTGAATGATACGACACGATCTTGACTTAACAAGGGTTTACACAGATAAAAGCAATTTGAAGACAACAGTTTGCTAAAGATATAGACATGCTGCACACAATAGGCTCAAGGCTCAAAATAACGATAAGCAGGCTCTCACTGGTGACAAAGTTTCATAGAATaacacattacattttttaaaaatgtattaccATGTGGCCCCACGAGCCGCAAACTGACCTGTTCAACCAGTATAGTTTGCTTTTTCATTTGGAATGCCTATCAGGTATTAAAGAACAAAGTTCATAATCAGGCTACTTATGTCTGGTAGCCATGCAACTGAGAACAACCTCGTCCATTTGGGCAAAATAATTGGCCTTCAGATgggttttcaaaatgaaatatgataCTGTATTGATTAACCCTATTCTCTTTTTTGTTGTGCTCCTCCATGGATGTCAGACCGTAGGGCCGACTACACAAACCTGGAGGATGTATTGACCAGGGGCTACAGTCATGCCATGCACATATTGAATGACTTCTATAGCAATGTGAATGTCTGCTGTCATCATATCTGTAGGCTGCTATGTGACACTGGACTAGGACAATCCTACACACTCGTTTCATTCAGCTTATGTTGACTAAAAAGTGATTTGTGCAACTAATGGGCTGTTTTTGCTCCTGTGGATGATCAGATTCAGTTTACTCTCCATTACAGTAGACCTCTAAGATTGTAAGAGATATTATCATACAGCATTCTGCTATCCAGTATGTCTGGGAAGATTTTAAATTTCTCAACACTTTTGATGGCCAAAAACTGGTGATTAAAAGCTGAGACAAACCGGTATAACAGTTTTATTCTCCTCTTCTGAATGGTTTCTTACCATTAAAGGTCTATAAAGAAAGTTTGTGCCTATAATCATATCAGGAGAGCCATGGACTAACTCGACTTGCACAGCTAGTTAAAACAGTGTAGACTCACCGTCTGATTTTTAGGCCTTCTTCATTATCTGGACGGAAAAACTCAAAGGACTTGTAGATCTTCACGCACTCTCTCCGGTACTGGCCCACATTGAACTCTGTTACAGGATTTTgctttttttagatatggcatAAGTGCTTAATAGTACAAACAAGGTAATATGTAAATACCTGTGTAAGTAATATGTAatacctgtgtatgtgtgtgtgtgtgtgtgtgtgtgtactggtaCCTTTGGTTGGCACACCTATCCAGTTTAAGTAGCGAGTCAGCTTCTTTGAAATGTAGGTCTTCCCTCTGGCTGGCAGTCCTACTGTCACAATGAGGGTTGGGCAGTTGGTCATACatactgagggagggagagagagaaacacaaacctTTTAATGAGTTTTACTGTCCCTTCTCACACAATTAAAGGCTGAGAATGGCACACTTAACACTGCCCCATTCATGAAGAATCTAATTAGTCTTGAAGGTTGCTCATAATTACACCAGACACTGTGAGAACGTTGTTTTGGAAAGgtctcagttcattttgtgtgAAGGTGAGACAGACCCGCTACAGAAAATCCCTGTCAGGGAGTGGAGATGTCTTTACTACAACAAGCGATAACTGGAACTAAAACAGTGAACTGACTCATAATGCGAGCCACACACTTAGCCTGTATTACCCTGACTCAAAAACATCTTATCTAAGCCTTTCACATGTAGGACGTACTTCCTATCAGGACATGAGGCCAGCAATTATATCTCTTGACAAGAGGGACGGGGGGGGAATAGAGATGTGACAATGAATAACAGGActgaaaagaaggaaggagataAGCAGCATGGAGGGCAGCAGGTAAGGTCTCTGTGTTGATAGAGAGGGGATGTCTGAAATTTCTGTCATTCTGAAAATATTTCTGAGTCTGCTGGCAAGTGGCACACATGGTTTAAGCGGAGTATAATGCAAGGCAACTGCAGATCTCTCAGGTTCTGACCTCAGGGGTTGTCTTACAGCAAAAACACAACTTAAAATTGACAACACTCAATCCAACTACTCATTACAATTCAGACATGTCCTGCACATGCAAGTCGAGCTGTGTACAGGCTATGTTAACGATGGGCAGCTGGCAGGCCATGGGTCTCACTGGGCCCCCACACAAAGGGTTAAGTGCAGCTGCCATATTGGTTACATACTAGCTGGAAACAGGATTTGACACCTCAGCTGATTATTTTGGGACCCTTACAAACCTTTAATATGCATAATGTTTAGTCTTTCATTTTAACTAATCTGTAACTCTGAAAGTTGAAGATAGTGGTCTCTAGAGCTCTGTTTGACCCTTTTTGCCTATctcattttttcatattcttaCCTAAACTATAATGGTCTTTCTGGGTTTACTCTAACCTTGGAAATgtcacaaacaaaataattgcaaCATTTTAGACTTAAGGGTCCTGAAAAGAACACCACAATAATGCCTAGGACAAAAAGACAAGAATGGTCACAACCTTGAGCACTTCTCCGGATAACCCTATAATAATTAAGGTAGCTGGTTTTCCAAGGAATCCTGCCACCGTTATCCAGCCCACTATAAAATGATCCTACTGTATGTCAAGGATGACATGGGGCAAGGCGTTTTGGAGTAGTGCGTGCAGAGCCTCCTAGTAGTAAGCTTGCTGCCTCAGATTTCTCTTTTAAATTCGGAATGAAAATGCCGCTGGGATAGCAGGCAAATAAAGGACGAGGCTCCGGCGACAAGACTAACAGCTTCGAAGCAGAGAGCTTGACTCAGCAAAAACGGCCCGAGCTCCGGAGATGCAGCCCAGCAGGAGCGAGCCAGACTGCTGCGTAGCACTGTCACACGATATTTCCTATATAGCCACTTCCCTCTTGTAAATCAACCAAAGGCAAGCTCTGACGTGTGTTATCCGTATGGAGATCTGAACTGCAATATGAGATACTGCGAGTTCTTCCCCCAGTTTGTTTTGCCACTAGGCGGCCCCGGCTCGGCTTGCTGAACAGCCGCTTTTATTAATAGTTTACCAGTCGCTTCTCATCGCTGCTGGGCTGCAATCATGCGCTCACCCAAACAACCATCACTTAACAGAGAGGTCACCAATTTGCCTTCAGTTCACCAAATATCACTCGGGTTGACATTAGGAATATCCGTCGATTCTCACATCTTAACTGGTGGGTAAATGCATGTAAATTAATTTCTGGCGCGTCTCTGGATAAGTTTAATTCGGTGAGCTTGCAATGTTTTCTCCTATAGCACGATTGAAATGTACCTCCTTACATCATGTGTTTTAATACA
This DNA window, taken from Centroberyx gerrardi isolate f3 chromosome 5, fCenGer3.hap1.cur.20231027, whole genome shotgun sequence, encodes the following:
- the arpc4 gene encoding actin-related protein 2/3 complex subunit 4; this translates as MTATLRPYLNAVRATLQAALCLENFSSQVVERHNKPEVEVRSSKELLLQPVIISRNDKEKVLIEGSINSVRVSIAVKQADEIEKILCHKFMRFMMMRAENFFILRRKPVEGYDISFLITNFHTEQMYKHKLVDFVIHFMEEIDKEISEMKLSVNARARIVAEEFLKNF
- the pfkfb4b gene encoding 6-phosphofructo-2-kinase/fructose-2,6-bisphosphatase 4b isoform X1, giving the protein MINNEEVFVETFPRELTQNPLRKIWVPCKNGLPEKHISQRRVCMTNCPTLIVTVGLPARGKTYISKKLTRYLNWIGVPTKEFNVGQYRRECVKIYKSFEFFRPDNEEGLKIRRQCALAALNDVRQYLSVEGGQVAVFDATNTTRERRGTIVKFAEQNGFKVFFVESVCEDPDVIAENIVQVKLGSPDYIDCNTEEAIEDFMKRIKCYETSYQTLDEVLDRDLSYIKIMDVGRRYLVNRVLDHVQSRIVYYLMNIHITPRSIYLCRHGESDLNIMGRIGGDSGLSARGKEFAKCLRKFIQDQNIKDLRVWTSQMKRTIQTAEALGSPYEQWKPLNEIDAGVCEEMMYEEIQEHYPLEFALRDQDKYRYRYPKGESYEDLVQRLEPVIMELERQENVLVICHQAVMRCLLAYFLDKTADELPYLKCPLHTVLKLTPVAYGCKVESVCLTVEAVNTHRDRPENVNVQRTKEDALQTVPAHF
- the pfkfb4b gene encoding 6-phosphofructo-2-kinase/fructose-2,6-bisphosphatase 4b isoform X3 produces the protein MRGSCRPRNTRDRAVCMTNCPTLIVTVGLPARGKTYISKKLTRYLNWIGVPTKEFNVGQYRRECVKIYKSFEFFRPDNEEGLKIRRQCALAALNDVRQYLSVEGGQVAVFDATNTTRERRGTIVKFAEQNGFKVFFVESVCEDPDVIAENIVQVKLGSPDYIDCNTEEAIEDFMKRIKCYETSYQTLDEVLDRDLSYIKIMDVGRRYLVNRVLDHVQSRIVYYLMNIHITPRSIYLCRHGESDLNIMGRIGGDSGLSARGKEFAKCLRKFIQDQNIKDLRVWTSQMKRTIQTAEALGSPYEQWKPLNEIDAGVCEEMMYEEIQEHYPLEFALRDQDKYRYRYPKGESYEDLVQRLEPVIMELERQENVLVICHQAVMRCLLAYFLDKTADELPYLKCPLHTVLKLTPVAYGCKVESVCLTVEAVNTHRDRPENVNVQRTKEDALQTVPAHF
- the pfkfb4b gene encoding 6-phosphofructo-2-kinase/fructose-2,6-bisphosphatase 4b isoform X2 yields the protein MINNEEVFVETFPRELTQNPLRKIWVPCKNGLPEKHISQRRVCMTNCPTLIVTVGLPARGKTYISKKLTRYLNWIGVPTKEFNVGQYRRECVKIYKSFEFFRPDNEEGLKIRRQCALAALNDVRQYLSVEGGQVAVFDATNTTRERRGTIVKFAEQNGFKVFFVESVCEDPDVIAENIVQVKLGSPDYIDCNTEEAIEDFMKRIKCYETSYQTLDEVLDRDLSYIKIMDVGRRYLVNRVLDHVQSRIVYYLMNIHITPRSIYLCRHGESDLNIMGRIGGDSGLSARGKEFAKCLRKFIQDQNIKDLRVWTSQMKRTIQTAEALGSPYEQWKPLNEIDAGVCEEMMYEEIQEHYPLEFALRDQDKYRYRYPKGESYEDLVQRLEPVIMELERQENVLVICHQAVMRCLLAYFLDKTADELPYLKCPLHTVLKLTPVAYGCKVESVCLTVEAVNTHRDRPERM